The stretch of DNA TACTTTTTCATTCTACATACACTCCTCGTAATTATTAAAAGTCAATATTTGAAATATCTAGATATTAATTTATTAATCTTAAAGTCGCTATCGATTAATTAATATTTATATCTCCCCTATATTTCTCTTCTGTTGTAGAAAAATTTTTAATTATAATCATAACTATAAAACCCTTTATGATTTATATAATTACTGGCCTTTTATATTTATGAGTAAAACTTTAATTTTATTAGTAATAGCTAATGAAAACATTTAACTAGCTACTTGAATTTATTATTACATTTATGGATACATCTGTCAATTAAGATATTTTTTTAACATTTTTTGAGCATTATGTTAAGTTTACCCTAATAAATTCCTAATTTTTATCCTTATACTTTGTTATTTAATTAACTATTTATATGTATAAAAATCCTGTAACAAAATTATAAAAACTTTTGTTACAGGATTTTTCTAAATTAAATTATAATATATTAATTTTTCTTTGGTTTTATATAAATTTATTAAATTATCAGAGTTTTTTTCTAGTGTCTCATAATAATTAAAAACATCTACTATAGCTGGATAAAAACCAAGAGCTATACTTTTTTCTATTTCTCGTATTCCTTTTTCTATAATAGAATTATCTTTTTCTAATTCCCCTTTTTCTACAAGTTTCTTTCCTTTTACATATATACTTTTCCCCTGTTCTATATTATTTCTTTTATTTCTTATTGCTTTAAAATACTGTGAATAAGTATTTATATCCTTGTTATTTTTATATAAAATATATTCTAAATTGGCATAAGCCTTTATATATCCTAATTCTACAGATTTTAAATAAAATTCTATTGCATCATCATCAGAAAAGCCAAGCATGTGTTTTTCTGCTATTTCTCCTAAAAAATTCATAGTTTTTCGTTCATCTAATTCCATGGTGTCTTGTATATATAATGTTGCCTTTTCTAAATTTATATCCGTACCTATTCCTACCATATAATAATAAGCAAGTTTTAAATTTCCTTCCACCACATTTGCTTCTCTTAAAAGTTTTGCTCCCTCAAAAGCCTTTTTAAAATCACGTTTTATTCCTATACCTCTTTCGTAGATTTCTATTATATTTAAAATTGCTTCTGTATTATATTCTTCCGCTGCTTTCTTATACCACTTAATAGCTTCTTTTGCATTTGGATTAACATATAGTCCATGTTTATACCAGTTTCCTAACTTTATCATAGCCTTTTGACAGCCTTTTTCTGCAGCTATTTTAAAATACTTAAAAGCTTCTTCATTACTCTTTTTAACACCGATTCCATAATTATAAACTAATCCATAATAGTAAAAAGCTTCTTCTATATCATTTTCCATTGCTGAATATATATAGCTTAAAAGTTCATCTTCATTAACTTCTTTCTCATTAAAAACATCAATTAAATATTCACTAGCTAAGGCTTCTGCTGCAATGGCTGAACCTTTCTTGTAAGCATTTTTTAAATAATCAATTCCAAGCTCTCTGTCTCTATCTAAATTAGCAATTCCCATAACATAAAGAGCATGATCTTCTCCACTACTAGCTGCAATATTCATATATTCTATTGCTTTATCTACATCTTTTTTTACTCCATCACCATTATAGTAAATTATCCCGAGTTTTTGGGTAGCCCTTAAATCACCAGCATTATGTCCTTTTACAAAGTACTCCATGGATTTTTTTAGATTTCCCTCTTCTTCAATTAATTTCCCAACTTTATAATAAAGATTTTCATTTCCAAGTTCTATACTTTTATTGTATAATTCAAAGGCTTTTTCCTTATCTATTTCTACTTCAAAACCCCAATAGTACATATCTCCTAAACTTTCTATACAGTTTTTATCCCCCTTATTAGCACCTTTTGATAAGTAGAAAAATGCCTTTCTATAATCTGTTTCAACGTAGTTTCCTTCTAAATAAGATTGTCCCAACACATAGTATGAATCTTCAAAATCATTTTCTGCTGATTCTTCTAACCAATAATATGCCTTAAATATATTTTTTTCACAACCTTCTCCATTTTTGTATAAGTAAGATAAAGCATATTGTGCTGGTGCAAATCCATTTTCAGCAGCATTTTTATACCACTGAAAAGCATACTCTAAATTTCTCTCAACATTTTCACCTGAAAAGTATATATATCCTAACGAATATTGAGAAAAGGAGCTTCCTCTTAAAGCAGATTTTTTATACCAATAAAGCGCTTTATCTATATTTTTTTCTCCACCTAATCCTTTTTCATAAAATAAAGCTAAATATGCTTGTGCATCTTCATTACCTTCTTCGGCAGCCTTTTCAAAAAATTCTCTTGCCTTAAAATAGTTTTTTTCTACCCCTTTGCCTAAATAATGGATTTCTCCTTCCATTAAATATTCACTTCCTGGTTCATCATACTCTTCTAATTCAGAAAACTCCTTTATCTCATCTAAATCATCTAAATCTAAATCAAAGTCTTCAATATTATCAAGATAACTACCCTCTTCTTCAATCTCAAACTCTATACTATCTGATTTTCTAAGAACTTCACTAATTTTATTAGTTTTAAAATCCTCGTTTAAGTATTTATTAAAAATCTTCTTTTCATCATCATTTAACTTATCATAAAATAATGAATAATTTTCTTCTCCATAATTTATAGAGAGCCATACTAATATTTCATACAAAGTCGAAAATCTAATATTTAAATTTTCTATATTTGAATTTATATCTTCTACAAACTCCGATAAAATATACATAACTTCATAAGGGATTGTTCCCTTACTTCCTAAAACTTTAATATTCTCTAATATATAAGTGTCCCTATGGTAAAATAGATTATTTTTAATACAGATTATAGTTATAATATCTTGTAGTAAGGTTAATACATTTTTATATTTTTTTTCTAAATCTTCTTCTCTTTCAATTTCTTGAACTTTTGTATATAACTCTTTGAATTCTAGTTTTAAAAAGTCATAGTTTAATCTGTAGCTCATTCTTCCCCCACTAATCGGATTTCTAAGATTACTACTATTGTATTATTAAAAATCTAATATTATTAATAGAATAGAAACTATAACTTACTGACTCTAATTATATTTTGATATTTTTAAAATGTACTTCATATGCGTTTATAAAAAAAACTATTACCTCTTATAATTTAGTAATAGTCTTTTCTAGTTTAATAAAATTTATTTTAATTGTTGAATTATTTCTCGTGTATCTATAAGATATTCTTCTATTTTGTAGAAGTCTTCTCTTGCAACTCCTAAGAATAATATATCAGTTAACGTTAGGGAGGCTATTTTAGATGATATAGCACCTAATCTTAATTCCTTTTCTTCATTTGGTAAATATAAGACAATATCTCCTATTTTAGATAAACTATTTTTATTATATTTTGTTATTACAATAGTTTTTGCCCCATTTTCTTTAGCTTTTTTTATACCTAAATTAACTTCCTTAGATTCTCCACTATAGCTTATTCCTATCGCTACATCTTCTGGTCCTATATGTACTGCTGATACCAATTGAATATGTGGGTCATTTTGATAAACAACTTGCTTATTTATTCTTAAAAGTTTATATTGAAAGTCTACAGCAACTAAGCCTGACACTCCTATACCAAATAAATAAATTTTTTTTGCTTTACATAATGCATCTATAGCATTATTTATATTCTCTAGATTTATTAAATTTAAAGTTTCTTTTATTGTATTAGTATTGGATTTACCTATCTTTTTTACTATAGTTTCTGTTGATTCATCAGGTGCTATAGTAATATCAATTTCTTTCTCATTTTCTCCTCTATCTCTAGCTAGGTCTACCTTTAATGCTGTAAATCCTTTGTATCCTAGACTTTTTGAAAACCTAACAACTGCAGCTGGCGATATATCTGCATTTTTGGCTAAGTCTTGAGCTGATAAAGTTACTACTTTTTTACTATTGTTTAATATATATTTAGCTAACTTTTTTTCTGTGTTTGTAAAACTATTAAATCCTTCTTTAATTTTAAATATACAGCTCATATTATTCCCCTTTTTCCATGTAAAATATTTCTATTTTTCTAATTTGTAAATTTTAATATCCATATATTATTAAAATTTTAATTTTATTTTAACATAATAAATAAAACCAAAACAATAGCTACTAATAATAAAAGCTATGAATTGCCCCAAAATTCATAGCTTTCAAACATTATAAATTTATTTTTATAATACTTTAGATAAAAAATCTATAGTTCTTGGATTTTTAGGATTGTTAAATATCTCCTCTGGAGTTCCTTGTTCAACTATATTTCCACCATCCATAAACAAGATTCTATCTCCAACTTCTTTAGCAAATCCCATTTCATGAGTTACAACCACCATTGTCATTCCCTCTTTAGCTAGTCCCTTCATTACATTTAAAACTTCCCCAACCATTTCTGGATCTAATGCTGAAGTTGGTTCATCAAATAACATAACATCTGGTTCCATTGCTAAAGCTCTAGCTATTGCTATTCTTTGCTTTTGCCCACCTGATAATGATGCTGGATAAGCTGTATCCTTTTCTGCTAAACCTACTCTATTTAAAAGATCATATGCTTTTTTCTCTGCTTCACTTTTTGAAAAACCTTTAACCTTTAAAGGTGCCATAGTCAAATTTTCTAATACTGTCTTATGAGGAAAAAGATTAAACTGTTGAAAAACCATCCCCATTTTTTCTCTTATTTTATTTATATCTGTTTTTTTATCTGTAATACTATTTCCTTCAAAGATTATTTCTCCATCTGTAGGATTTTCTAATAAATTTAAACATCTTAAAAATGTACTTTTACCAGAGCCTGAAGGTCCAATTACAACGACAACTTCCCCCTTTTTAATATTCTCATTTACCCCTTTTAAAACTTCATTTTTCCCAAAACTTTTATATAAATTATTGACGTGAATCACTAACCTTCAACCTCCTTTCAATGTAGCTCATTAGTCTTCCTAGTGAGAATGTTAAAATAAAATAAAATGTTGCTGCTATTATAAGTGGTTCGAAACCTAAATAAGTAGCTCCTGTTACAACTTTAGCTGAGAACATAAGCTCTCCAACTCCAATAACAGATGCCATGGAAGATTCTTTAATAATTGTAACGAACTCATTACCTATTGCAGGTAAAATATTTCTAACTGCTTGAGGAATAACAACTAATCTCATAGCCATAGCTTGTGTCATACCTAAACTTCTTGCAGCTTCTAACTGCCCCTTATCTACAGCTTCAATCCCAGCTCTTACAATTTCAGAAACATAGGCAGCTGAATTTAATGAAATTGCAATTATTGCTGCTGTAAATGCACTTAAATTAATATTAAATAGCATTTTAGATCCTGCATAAACCATAAGAATTTGTAACAGCATAGGAGTTCCCCTAACTACTTCTATATAAATAGATGCTATTATCTTTAAGGGTTTTATCTTTCCAATATGAATATTTGAACTTTTCATAAAGAATAAAAGTGATCCAAATAATGCTCCAAATAGAACTGTTATAAGTGATATTATTAATGTTATCTTCGCACCATCTATAAATACAGAAAAGTATCTAGGTACAAAACTAAAGTCTAAATTCAATGTTGTAACCTCCTTTTAAGTTAGAAATTTTAATATTACCTTATTATCTAATTATTTTCAGCTTGTTCTGCTGCTAAATTATTTGCATCAATAATTAATTTATCTAATTCTCCACTATCTGTAAGTCTCTTTATTGTCTTATTTACTGATTCAATTAATTTTGGTGATCCCTTCTTAATTCCAACAGCATTTCCGCCACTTTCTTCTTCAAACTTAACATCAGCAAGAACTAATTCTGAATTTGCTTTTATAGCCATTTCTGCAACTGGAACTTCAACAATTAAAGCATCAACTTTACCTGTCTTAAGCTCTAATATTAAATTATTAACATTTGAAAGTTGTTTAAGGTCAACCTCTTTTATTTTTTCTTGTGCTATTTGAGCTTGAGTTGATCCTAATTGAGCTCCAACCTTCTTTCCTTGTAAATCTTCTATTGTTTTATACTTGTCCTTATCTTCATTTCTTACTATTACTCCATGATGTGATGTATAATATATGTCTGAAAAATCTATAACCTTTTTTCTTTCTTCATCTGGATTCATACCTGATATAACCATATCTATCTTATCTGCTGGAAGTGCTGTAACTAAAGAATCAAACTCCATTTCTTTTATCTCTAATTTAACACCAAGATCCTTTGCTATTTCTTTAGCTAAATCAACATCAAAACCAACTACAGTATCTTTTCCATCTATCATTGCATGAAATTCATAAGGTGCATAATCTGCACTTAATCCAACTACAAGATTTCCTTTTTCTTGTATAATATCAAGCTTGTCCTTTTCTGAATTAGCTCCATCAGCTTTACTTCCACATCCTATCATTGCTATAGCCATAACGCTAACCATTGCAACCCCTAATAATTTTTTTAATATACTCTTTTTCATTTAAATATCCTCCTCTAATAAAAGTTAGTGTAAAGTTTTTTACACTACTTTTCTTTTTAAATCTTTATATATCAAGGTTTCGCCAGTTTTTTTGTATAAAAAAATAACGACCCCCTAATTTCATGTTAAAATTGAATCTCTAACCAAACAAAATCACACATGAAAGGATGTCGTTATTATGGATTCAATTATAACTTATTTAATTACTTATAATCAATATTTAATTGCCATTATCGGTCAATTACTTTTATTCATCTCAAAACATATTCCACTTAACCAGATGATATTTGATGATTCTAATAGTCCAGAATACCAAAAATTCAAAGTAGATAAGCTACCCACAATTATTAGATTTGAAAAGGTAGACTATATATTACTTTTAGCTTATTACAAACATAAATATAACAAGACCGTAAAACCCGTCCAAAGACGGAACGGGAAGTCTATCCCTAAAAAAACTAAATGTCCTAAGTGTGGTGCACCACATGAATATATATACGATAACAATGGCAGTAAAGGACAGTTTCAATGTAAAGTTTGTGGTCTTACATTTAAAGAAACTAATCACACAACTAAACCAATAGTATTTATATGTCCTTATTGCGGTGCTACGCTTACGGAACAAAAGCAACGCAAGCACTTTAAAATACATAAATGCAATAATTCTAAATGCTTATACTATCAAAGAAATCTTAAGAATCTTCCAAAGAATATTGATCCTTGTGATAAATACAAGTATAAGCTTCATTACATATATCGTGAATTTAATATTAACTTCTTTAAAATGGATCTATATCCAATATCAAAACATGCTACCGGATTTAGTTTTAAGAAGTTTAGCCCGCATATAATGGGACTATGCTTGACTTATCACGTTAATTGTAAAATGTCTACAAGACAAACAGCTCATGTTTTAAAAGAAGTTCATGGAATAAAAATTTCACATAGAACTGTTGCTAATTATGCTCTAACAGCAGCTGCTGTTATTAAGCCGTTTGTTGATACCTTTGATTACAAACCCTCTAAAATACTTTCTGCCGATGAAACTTATATAAAAGTAAAAGGCATTAAGCATTATGTCTGGATTGTAATGGATGCTTGTAAAAGGTCTATTCTAGGTTATCAAGTATCTGATACAAGAGATACTGGCCCTTGTATACTAGCAATGCGTATGGCTTTTGATAAGTTTAAAGACTTCCCTGGAAAAGCTTTAAACTTCGTTGCCGATGGTTACAGTTCATATCCGTTAGCGAAGCAACAATTTGAATTAGAAAAAATAAAGAATTTAATCTAACTCAAGTTATCGGACTTACTAACGATGATCCAGTATCTGAAGAATTTCGTTGGGTTAAGCAAGTTGTAGAGCGTTTAAACCGTACCTTTAAATCTTCCTACAGGGGTACCTGTGGTTATGGAAGTGATGAAGGTGCTCTTTATGGCTTCTCCCTTTGGGTTGCTTATTACAACTTCTTACGCCCGCATCCTTACAATTACTGGCGTCCTTTAAACGAATTAAAGCAACTAGATGGTATTGACAATATGTCTGCAAAGTGGCAAATTCTTATCAGTCTCGGTCAACAAACCATATTACATATGCAAGAATCACAAACTTCTTGATAAATCATAAAATCAAATATTGATTAAGTTTTTGCCTCCGTTACCGAAGGTCTTTTTAGCATATTCAATTTTAAAATTTTCTTAGATATTATAAAGATATTTTTAACTATTATTCCAAATTAGCCATAAGCTATTTTTTCATACGAAACTTTACACTATCTAATAAAATATCTATATTTTTCATTTCCTTCCTTTAACATAGCATAATTATACATCATATCTTTATATTTATGCAATACTTTTTTGAAATATTTTTGTATTTTTTTAATTTTTATTCATCTCATTAGTATTCCTTTAGAGTTTTCCTTCTATAAACGCCTTAATTTATTTAACAATATATACTAATCTATCTTTTAATTAATGTTTTTATTAAGTTTTTCATGATAATATTGAGAATTTTTAATCTAATTAATATTCATTTAAAATGTATATTTATATATTAATTCCATTTAATTTTTATACAATATTTCTGCATATTTATTTTTTATGCTTTTATCTTTATGCATAGGCACTTTTTGAAAATTTTTAAATATAATATTTATTGAAAACAAAACGTAGTAGGAGTGGTAATATTGACTAACTTAAAAGAAAGACATCTTTTCCCTGGAGCTAATACTTCTGGAGGCTTTTTTTCATTTTTTGACTATATAATTTCTAAAGAAGAAGCAAATAGAATTTTTTGTATAAAAGGTGGTCCTGGAACTGGTAAATCTCATTTAATGAAAAAAATAGGCGCTCACTATCAAGCAAAGGGCTATACCGTTGAATATCATCATTGTTCTTCAGATGATAAATCTTTAGATGCTGTAGTTGTTAAAGAATTAAAAGTAGCATTAATGGATGGTACTGCACCTCATATAGTAGATCCAGTTTATCCTATAGCCATCGATGAAGTTTTAAATATGGGTGATTCTATGGATGTAGAATCCGTTTCTAAAAATAAAAAAGAAATTATATCTCTTAGTAAAGTAATTAGTAATAAATTTAAAAGAGCATATAGCTTTTTTGCAGCTGCAAAATCAATACACGAAGATTGGTGTAAGTTAAATGCCGAAGCTATTGATACCTATAAAATAGATACAATAACTGAAAGTTTAAAAGAAGAAATATTTATAGCACAAAAAACTGGTTATGGTAATGAAAGACATTTATTCGGAACTTCCTTTACTCCTAGTGGAATAATTACTTTTGTAAAAGATTTATCTTCTGAATTTAAAAATAAATTCGTTTTAAAAGGCGGTCCTGGATTTGGTAAGAGTCATATTTTAAAAGAAATCGGTAAGACAGCTCAAAAGAAAGGATACTTTGTAGAATATTTACACGATCCATTTATTCCAGATAGAATAGAGCATATATTTATACCAGAACTATCAACTTGTATTCTTACAGAAAATGAAATAAGTCAAACTGCTTTTTCTGGCAAGGTATATAATATTGAAGATTTCTGCAAAGCTGATATCTTAAATAAAAATAAAGATGATATAGAATATGATAGTAAAGTTTTCTATGATTTAATAACAAAAGGTCTATCTTATTTAACTGAAGCTCATGAACTTCATGATGATTTAGAATCATTTTATATCGACTCTATAAACTTTGATATCGGTAATAAAATTTATGATGATGTAATTGCTAAAATAAATAAATATGAATAGTTAGTTATATTTAATGAGCTTATTTTTAAATAAGCTCATTAAATATTTTCAAAAATAGTTTAATTTCTTAGAATTTTTTTAAATCTTTCTCATTTTTATTGTATTTTTTTTAATTTAATTATATTATATATAAGTATTTCAAATCTATTCAACAAAGGAGATGATTGAAAATGATTTTCAAAAAGAAAAATAACTTAGAGAAATCAGAATCTAATCATAATTTAAATAACATTCTAAATAAAAGAATGAGTGAGGGAAAATACTTATCATATAATGATTTTTACGATGCAAATTTAATTGATACATTAAATACTTTGTTAAGTTCATATTACGATAACAATGCTGTTATGGGTATCAATGATATAGTAAAAAATATAATAGAAATCGATTCTGTAGATGATATGTTAGCTAATTCAGCTGAACAAAAAGACATAATACAAACTATGTTAGCAAGTAGCGAAGAACTTGCATCTACTTCAGAAAACGTAGCATCATCTATTCAAACTGTTTCCCAACACTCTAATGATGTGAAAAATGAAGCTATAGATAGTATGCAATCAATTAATAATATAATTGATAATATAATAAATTCTTCATCAAACGTTTTTCAAATAAAAGAAAATATTAATCTAGTTGCAAATAAAGTTAATGATATAAACGAAATAATTAGAATAATAAAACAAATCGCTAATCAAACTTCTTTACTTTCTCTTAATGCATCTATTGAAGCTGCTAGATCTGGGGAAAGTGGTAAAGGCTTCAGCGTAGTTGCAAATGAGATTAAAAAACTAGCTGAATACACAAAAACTTCTGTAGAAACAATATCTGAAAATATTTTAGAATTAAGTGATAGTACTCAAGAAACTCTAGGTTGTACAAACAGTACTATAGAAGATCTTAATTTTGGAATTAATAAAATGGAGTCAATACCAAAGTATATGAATAACATAATCGACTCTATAAAAGAAATTGATGAGGAGTTTTGTAATATAGCTACAATATCCGAAGAACAAAGTGCAACTACAAATACAATGGCAGATAAATTAACTAAAATTGCCGAGTTCCAAATTAATTTAGATAATATGTGTAAAGATGTTGCAGATAAAATTAATAAAACTAGTGAATTCTCTAACAATATTAGAGTAAACCAAATTAACAATACTAATTTAACTTTAGCTGAAAAATTAGATACTTATATAGTTGACCACCTTCTTTGGAGATGGAAAATATATAATATGATTTTAGGCTTAGAAAATATTAATGAGAATAATGCATCAAATTATAAAGAATGTGCTTTAGGTAAATGGTATTATAATGAGTCAGATCCTAATATCATAAACTCGCCTTCATTTAAAAAGCTTGAGAATATACATATAGATTTACATAAAGAAGCTAGTAATGCTGTTATATGCTATAATCAAAAAAATATTACTGGTTGCTATAATCACTTAAATAATATGACAAGCATTTCTTCAAAAATCATACATATAATAAATGATTTAAAAAAACATATAAGTAATTAAAAAAAAGTATTATTTCATATATAGAGAGAATAGATAATTCTGTGTAATTATCATTTTTATTATTTTAACATTACTGGAAATTTTCATTTCCAGTAATATTTTTTTATATTTAAGAAATACTAATAATGTTTCTTATTACCTTTTTTAGTATTTCAAAAAAATCTAATAGTATGCATATAATTTATAAAAAGTACAAGCTTTTAAGCTAATTCATCTTTTAATTGATCTTCAAATATTATTGATAGCTCCGCTAGCGTAGCACCCCAATTATGTATAGGTTGAGTCCATTTTTCTAGTATCTCCATTGTTGCTAAGTAAACACACTTATTTAAAGATTCATCAGTTGGGAATATGACTCTAACTTTAGTGAATTTACGTATTTGACGATTAAAACCCTCTAAGATATTTGTAGTATAAATCATCTTTCTTATAGTTGGAGAGAAGTCAAAAAATGTTGAAAGGTTACTCCAATTGTTATACCAGGAATCTATTACTATTCCATATTTATCTCCCCATCTCTCCTTTAAATTATCTAGCTGTGCTAACGCAAGTTCCTCTGTTGTAGCCTTATAAACCTCCTTCAAATCTTTCATAAATGCTTTTTTATCTTTTGAAGCTATGTATTTTATTGAATTTCTTATTTGATGAACAATACATGTTTGAATATTTACTGATGGAAATACTGTTTTTATAGCTTGTGGAAGACCTTTTAATCCATCCATACAAGCAATTAAAATTTCTTTTACACCTCTATTTTTTAAATCATTGCAAATTCCTAACCAGAATTTAGCACCTTCTGCTTCATCAACCCATATACCTAAAATATCTTTATATCCTTCCATAGTGTATCCTAAGCATATATAGACAGCCTTGTTAACTATCTTTCCATTACTTCTAACTTTAAAGTACATAGCATCTAAATAAACTATTGGATATATTTTATCTAATACTCTATTTTGCCATTCGGCGGCGCTAGCAAGCACTTTATCAGTTATTTTAGATACCATCGATGGTGATATAGTTATTCCATATAAGTCTTCAATTTCAGCCTGAATATCAGATGTTGACATACCTTTAGCATATAAAGATATAATCTTTTTATCTAACTCAGTACACACAGTTTCATATTTTTTTATAATTTGTGGCTCAAATTCAGCATTTCTATCACGGGGTACGTCTAGGTCGACGTCACCGAAGGAACTTCTTAAATTCTTGCGACTATAACCATTCCTGTAGTTCTTCTTAGTTTGATCAACTGCTTCTACACGTTCATATTTATTTCTTCCTAGATGTTCTTCCATTTCACCTTCTAATATATTTTCAAGGACATCTTTAACTAATCTTTGTATTAATCCGTTTTTACCCATTACATCATCGATTGTTTTACATCTTTTAATTTCCTCATTGTAATCAAAGTTGGTATCAATTTTTCTTGTCATAATAATTCCTCCTAATTTATATAGTATATTATTCCAAAACTTCCAACTGTTAATACAAAAAAACAGTAGATAGTTTTATTTTTACACAAAACTATCTACTGTCTCTTCAAAAGAAGCTCCTATTTATTTCTCCAATACCAATATATTGAGATTATCGCGCATACTCCCATTAAATATGGATAGAATAAATATTTCATTATTGCAAAAGGTGATAATGTAGCTAATCCAGCTGCTGATATTAATTGTGCTCCATATGGAATTATTCCTTGAAATGCACAAGAAAACATATCCATTATACCTGCAACTCTCTTAGGTTCTAAATCAAATTCATCTGATATGTTTTTTGCAATAGGTCCTACTGTTACTATGGCAACTGTATTATTTGCAGTGCATATATCTACTAAACTTACTAG from Clostridium chauvoei encodes:
- a CDS encoding SEL1-like repeat protein: MSYRLNYDFLKLEFKELYTKVQEIEREEDLEKKYKNVLTLLQDIITIICIKNNLFYHRDTYILENIKVLGSKGTIPYEVMYILSEFVEDINSNIENLNIRFSTLYEILVWLSINYGEENYSLFYDKLNDDEKKIFNKYLNEDFKTNKISEVLRKSDSIEFEIEEEGSYLDNIEDFDLDLDDLDEIKEFSELEEYDEPGSEYLMEGEIHYLGKGVEKNYFKAREFFEKAAEEGNEDAQAYLALFYEKGLGGEKNIDKALYWYKKSALRGSSFSQYSLGYIYFSGENVERNLEYAFQWYKNAAENGFAPAQYALSYLYKNGEGCEKNIFKAYYWLEESAENDFEDSYYVLGQSYLEGNYVETDYRKAFFYLSKGANKGDKNCIESLGDMYYWGFEVEIDKEKAFELYNKSIELGNENLYYKVGKLIEEEGNLKKSMEYFVKGHNAGDLRATQKLGIIYYNGDGVKKDVDKAIEYMNIAASSGEDHALYVMGIANLDRDRELGIDYLKNAYKKGSAIAAEALASEYLIDVFNEKEVNEDELLSYIYSAMENDIEEAFYYYGLVYNYGIGVKKSNEEAFKYFKIAAEKGCQKAMIKLGNWYKHGLYVNPNAKEAIKWYKKAAEEYNTEAILNIIEIYERGIGIKRDFKKAFEGAKLLREANVVEGNLKLAYYYMVGIGTDINLEKATLYIQDTMELDERKTMNFLGEIAEKHMLGFSDDDAIEFYLKSVELGYIKAYANLEYILYKNNKDINTYSQYFKAIRNKRNNIEQGKSIYVKGKKLVEKGELEKDNSIIEKGIREIEKSIALGFYPAIVDVFNYYETLEKNSDNLINLYKTKEKLIYYNLI
- a CDS encoding MurR/RpiR family transcriptional regulator; the protein is MSCIFKIKEGFNSFTNTEKKLAKYILNNSKKVVTLSAQDLAKNADISPAAVVRFSKSLGYKGFTALKVDLARDRGENEKEIDITIAPDESTETIVKKIGKSNTNTIKETLNLINLENINNAIDALCKAKKIYLFGIGVSGLVAVDFQYKLLRINKQVVYQNDPHIQLVSAVHIGPEDVAIGISYSGESKEVNLGIKKAKENGAKTIVITKYNKNSLSKIGDIVLYLPNEEKELRLGAISSKIASLTLTDILFLGVAREDFYKIEEYLIDTREIIQQLK
- a CDS encoding amino acid ABC transporter ATP-binding protein, which codes for MIHVNNLYKSFGKNEVLKGVNENIKKGEVVVVIGPSGSGKSTFLRCLNLLENPTDGEIIFEGNSITDKKTDINKIREKMGMVFQQFNLFPHKTVLENLTMAPLKVKGFSKSEAEKKAYDLLNRVGLAEKDTAYPASLSGGQKQRIAIARALAMEPDVMLFDEPTSALDPEMVGEVLNVMKGLAKEGMTMVVVTHEMGFAKEVGDRILFMDGGNIVEQGTPEEIFNNPKNPRTIDFLSKVL
- a CDS encoding amino acid ABC transporter permease, encoding MNLDFSFVPRYFSVFIDGAKITLIISLITVLFGALFGSLLFFMKSSNIHIGKIKPLKIIASIYIEVVRGTPMLLQILMVYAGSKMLFNINLSAFTAAIIAISLNSAAYVSEIVRAGIEAVDKGQLEAARSLGMTQAMAMRLVVIPQAVRNILPAIGNEFVTIIKESSMASVIGVGELMFSAKVVTGATYLGFEPLIIAATFYFILTFSLGRLMSYIERRLKVSDSRQ
- a CDS encoding ABC transporter substrate-binding protein; the encoded protein is MKKSILKKLLGVAMVSVMAIAMIGCGSKADGANSEKDKLDIIQEKGNLVVGLSADYAPYEFHAMIDGKDTVVGFDVDLAKEIAKDLGVKLEIKEMEFDSLVTALPADKIDMVISGMNPDEERKKVIDFSDIYYTSHHGVIVRNEDKDKYKTIEDLQGKKVGAQLGSTQAQIAQEKIKEVDLKQLSNVNNLILELKTGKVDALIVEVPVAEMAIKANSELVLADVKFEEESGGNAVGIKKGSPKLIESVNKTIKRLTDSGELDKLIIDANNLAAEQAENN
- a CDS encoding PRK06851 family protein, with protein sequence MTNLKERHLFPGANTSGGFFSFFDYIISKEEANRIFCIKGGPGTGKSHLMKKIGAHYQAKGYTVEYHHCSSDDKSLDAVVVKELKVALMDGTAPHIVDPVYPIAIDEVLNMGDSMDVESVSKNKKEIISLSKVISNKFKRAYSFFAAAKSIHEDWCKLNAEAIDTYKIDTITESLKEEIFIAQKTGYGNERHLFGTSFTPSGIITFVKDLSSEFKNKFVLKGGPGFGKSHILKEIGKTAQKKGYFVEYLHDPFIPDRIEHIFIPELSTCILTENEISQTAFSGKVYNIEDFCKADILNKNKDDIEYDSKVFYDLITKGLSYLTEAHELHDDLESFYIDSINFDIGNKIYDDVIAKINKYE